In Isoptericola variabilis 225, the genomic window CGTCCCGGCGGTAAACCAGGTCGAGGTGCACCCGACCTTCCAGCAGGCCGACGTCCAGGCGAAGTGCCGCGAGCTGGGGATCGTCGTCGAGGCGTACTCGCCGCTCGGGCGCGGCGCCGATCTCGACGCGCCGGCCGTGACGGCCGTGGCGACCGACATCGGCGTCACGCCGGCGCAGGTCGTGCTGCGCTGGGCCGTCCAGCAGGGCATCGTCGTCATCCCCAAGTCGATGTCGGCGGAGCGGCAGGCGACCAACATCGACCTGTTCTCGTTCGAGCTCTCCGACGAGCAGATGGCGCAGGTCTCGGCGCTCGAGAGCGGAGTCTCGGGCCGCCTCGGAGCCGACCCGGCGACCGCCGCCTTCACGCAGTTCCGCAGCTGAGCGCGACGTCGCCACACGACCCCGACGGCGGCCGCACCGGTGCACACCGGTGTGGCCGCCGTCGTCGTGAGACGCTGTGGATGTGCGGTGTGATCTAGATAACAGGTGAGTCACGATCTGCTCGTAGTGACGGACGCGACACATCTGCGTCACACAGAATCGCTACCTTCAGCACCACTACATGCGGTGTTGAGCCGCCGCACGACCACCTCCCGAAGGGGACGAGCATGATTCGACGCACCACGGCCGCGAAGGGCCTCGCCCTCGCCGCCGTCCTCAGCCTCGGCCTCGCGGCCTGCAGCTCCGACGGTGGAGAGGCAGGTGGCGGGGAGACGACCGACACCAACGGCAACGAGGAGACCAGCGCTGAACCGCTGACCATCGGCACGATCCTCCCGGTCACGGGAACGCTCGCGTTCCTCGGCCCGCCGGAGATCGCGGGCGTCGGTCTCGCCGTCGAGCACATCAACGAGGCCGGCGGCGTCCTCGGCAACGAGGTGTCGGTCGAGTGGGGCGACTCGGGTGACACCACCGACTACTCGGTCGCGAACTCCACGGCGACCGACCTCATCAACAAGGGCGTCTCGGCCGTGATCGGTGCGGCGTCGTCGGGCGTCTCGCTCGCCGTCGTCGACACGTTCGCGGAGGCCGGGGTCATGCAGATCTCGCCCGCGAACACGGCGACCGACCTCTCGGGCTACGGTCCGTTCTTCGCCCGCACCGCCCCGCCGGACACGGTCCAGGGTGCGGCGCTCGGCTCGCTGATCCTCGACGGCGGTCACTGCCGCGTCGGCTTCCTCGTCCAGAACGAGGCGTACGGCACGGGTCTGCGCGACAACGTGCAGCAGGCCGTCGAGGCCGGCGGCTGCGAGGTCGTGTACGGCGGCACGGGCGGCGGCCAGGAGTTCGCCCCGGGTGAGACGAACTTCGGTGCGCAGGTGACCGACCTGCTCGCGCAGGAGCCCGACGCGATCTCGATCATCGCGTTCGAGGAGACCGTCGCGATCGTCAACGAGCTCGTCGCGCAGGGCTGGGACTTCAACGGCACGACGTACTTCTGCGACGGCAACCTGTCGAACTACGGCGACGACTTCGACCCGGGCACGCTCGAGGGCGTCCAGGGCACGCTGCCGGGTGCGCAGGCCGACGAGGCGTTCCGCGAGGAGCTCAACACCTGGTACACGGAGAACGAGGGCGGCGAGCTCGCCGACTACTCGTACGCCGCCGAGTCGTACGACGCGACGATCCTCGCCGCGCTCGCCGCCGTCCGCGGTGGCGCGACCGACGGTCAGACGATCGCCGACAACATCCGCGCCGTCTCCGGCTCGGAGGGCGGCACCGAGGTGTCGACCTTCGAGGAGGGTGTCGCCGCGCTCGAGGCCGGCGAGGAGATCCGCTACGTCGGCCAGTCCGGCATCGGCCCGCTCAACGAGGACAACGACCCGTCGTCCGCGTTCATCGGGATCTACACCTACGGTGCGGACAACACCTACACCTACGAGCGCCAGATCGAGGGCTCGATCTGATCGGCTCGCGCTGAGGTGACGCGCGACGGCCCGGTCGGTCCATCAGGACCGGCCGGGCCGTCGTCGTCCCCCCGCGAGGTAGCGCTGGACCCCGCGAGGTAGCGCCCGACGCCGCGAGGTAGCGCAGAATCCCGCGAGGTAGCGCGGGACGGCGCGAGGTAGCGCTCGACGGCGCGAGGTAGCGTTGCGTTCCACGACGTAGCGTGGGGCGTCCCGCCACGGGACTGCGCCCCGAGGCCGCCCCCAGGCGCCCGTCGTCCACAGAACGACCCGTGCGCCCGCACGTCGCCCCGCCGTCCGGCAGGACGCTCGAGCCATGACTGCCGCACACGTCCCTGCCATCCACCGGATCTCGCGCATCCTCGCGACGATGCGCGCGCCCGACTCGCCGTTGCGCACCATGCTGTCCGCGGCCTTGGACGGTCCGCCGGCCGTTCCCGAGCCGATCGACCTGTCGCTCGTGAGCACGACGGCGGTCGCCCGGCGCGTGCAGGACGGCACCTTCCAGCGGGTTCGTCCGGGCGTCTACCTCTCGTCGGCGGAGCCGCCGTCCGACAGCGGCTACGTCGATCGCCTCCTTGCCGAGGTCCGAGGCGTGAACGAGCGCGCCTCCGGCCGGTTCTGGTTCAGCCATGCGACGGCGGCGCTGCTCCACGGCGGGTGGCTCTACGACGTCCCGGAGCTGGTGCACGTCACGCACACCTTCCACCCGCACGTCGCCCGCGACGACGAGCCGCGGCTGCGCCGGCACCACACGACGCTGCCGGAGCGTGACCGCGCCGAGGTCGGCGGCATCCCGGTGACGTCGATCGAGCGGACGCTCGTCGACTGCGCCCGGAGCCTGCAGCCCACCAGCGCCGTGGTCGCGGCCGACTCGCTCTTCCGACTGGGTGCCGACCCGGCGATCGTGTCGCGGATCATGAGCGAGTCGACCGGGAAGCGGGGCATCGTGCAGGCCCGGCGCACGCTGGAAGTCTGCGACCCCCGCTCGGGGTCGCCGGGCGAGTCCGCCTCACGGGTCGTCGCCGTCGA contains:
- a CDS encoding ABC transporter substrate-binding protein, which encodes MIRRTTAAKGLALAAVLSLGLAACSSDGGEAGGGETTDTNGNEETSAEPLTIGTILPVTGTLAFLGPPEIAGVGLAVEHINEAGGVLGNEVSVEWGDSGDTTDYSVANSTATDLINKGVSAVIGAASSGVSLAVVDTFAEAGVMQISPANTATDLSGYGPFFARTAPPDTVQGAALGSLILDGGHCRVGFLVQNEAYGTGLRDNVQQAVEAGGCEVVYGGTGGGQEFAPGETNFGAQVTDLLAQEPDAISIIAFEETVAIVNELVAQGWDFNGTTYFCDGNLSNYGDDFDPGTLEGVQGTLPGAQADEAFREELNTWYTENEGGELADYSYAAESYDATILAALAAVRGGATDGQTIADNIRAVSGSEGGTEVSTFEEGVAALEAGEEIRYVGQSGIGPLNEDNDPSSAFIGIYTYGADNTYTYERQIEGSI